Proteins from a genomic interval of Panthera tigris isolate Pti1 chromosome A2, P.tigris_Pti1_mat1.1, whole genome shotgun sequence:
- the LOC102948603 gene encoding LOW QUALITY PROTEIN: T-complex protein 1 subunit zeta-like (The sequence of the model RefSeq protein was modified relative to this genomic sequence to represent the inferred CDS: inserted 1 base in 1 codon) — MAAVKTLNPKAEVARAQAALVVNISAARGLQDVLRTNLGPKGTMKMLVSGAGDIKLTKDGNVLLHEMQIQHSTASLIAKVATAQDDITGDGTTSNVLIIGELLKQADLYISEGLHPRIITEGFEAAKEKALQFLEQVKVSKEMDIETLIDVARTSLRTKVHAELADVLTEAVVDSILAIKKQDEPIDLFMVEIMEIKHKSETDTSLIRGLVLDHGARHPDMKKRVEDAYILTCNVSLEYEKTEVNSGFFYKSAEXEKLVKAERKFIDDRVKKIIELKKKVCGDSDKGFVVINQKGIDPFSLDALAKEGIVALQRAKRRNMERLTLACGGVALNSFDDLNPDCLGHAGLVYEYTLGEEKFTFIEKCNNPRSVTLLVKGPNKHTLTQIKDAIRDGLRAVKNAIDDGCVVPGAGAVEVAMAEALIKYKPSVKGRAQLGVQAFADALLIIPKVLAQNSGFDLQETLVKVQAEHSESGQLVGVDLNTGEPMVAAEVGIWDNHCVKKQLLHSCTVIATNSLLVDEIMRAGMSSLKG; from the exons ATGGCGGCCGTGAAGACCCTGAACCCCAAGGCTGAGGTAGCCAGAGCCCAGGCGGCGCTGGTGGTCAACATCAGCGCGGCCCGGGGACTGCAGGACGTGCTGAGGACCAACTTGGGGCCTAAAGGCACCATGAAGATGCTTGTTTCTGGTGCTGGAGACATCAAGCTTACTAAAGATGGCAATGTGCTGCTTCATGAAATGCAAATTCAGCACTCAACAGCCTCCTTAATAGCCAAAGTAGCAACAGCCCAGGATGACATAACTGGTGATGGTACCACTTCCAATGTCCTAATCATTGGAGAACTACTGAAACAGGCAGATCTCTACATTTCTGAAGGTCTTCATCCCAGAATAATAACAGAAGGATTTGAAGCTGCAAAGGAAAAGGCACTTCAGTTTTTGGAACAAGTCAAAGTAAGCAAAGAAATGGACATAGAAACACTTATAGATGTGGCCAGAACATCTCTACGTACTAAAGTGCATGCTGAACTTGCTGATGTCTTAACAGAGGCTGTGGTGGATTCCATTTTggctattaaaaaacaagatgaaCCTATTGACCTCTTCATGGTTGAGATTATGGAGATAAAACATAAATCTGAAACTGATACAAGCTTAATCAGAGGTCTTGTTTTAGACCATGGGGCGCGGCATCCTGATAtgaaaaaaagagtagaagatgCATACATCCTCACATGCAATGTGTCATTAGAATATGAAAAAACAGAAGTGAATTCTGGCTTTTTTTACAAGAGTGCAG GAGAGAAGCTtgtaaaagctgaaagaaaattcattgatgatagagttaaaaaaataatagaactgaaaaagaaagtcTGTGGTGATTCAGATAAAGGATTCGTGGTTATTAATCAAAAGGGAATTGACCCCTTTTCCTTAGATGCTCTTGCAAAAGAAGGCATAGTAGCTCTGCAGAGggctaaaaggagaaatatggAAAGGCTGACTCTTGCTTGTGGTGGAGTAGCTCTAAATTCTTTTGATGACCTAAATCCTGATTGTTTGGGACATGCAGGACTTGTCTATGAATATACATTGGGAGAAGAGAAATTCACCTTTATTGAGAAATGTAACAACCCTCGCTCTGTCACATTATTGGTCAAAGGACCAAATAAGCACACACTCACTCAAATCAAAGATGCAATAAGAGATGGCTTGAGGGCTGTTAAAAATGCTATTGATGATGGCTGTGTAGTTCCAGGTGCTGGTGCAGTGGAAGTGGCAATGGCAGAAGCCTTGATTAAATATAAGCCCAGTGTAAAGGGCAGGGCCCAGCTTGGAGTGCAAGCATTTGCTGATGCATTGCTCATTATTCCCAAGGTTCTTGCTCAGAATTCTGGTTTTGACCTTCAAGAAACACTAGTTAAAGTTCAAGCAGAACATTCAGAATCAGGTCAACTTGTAGGTGTGGACTTGAACACAGGTGAGCCAATGGTAGCTGCTGAAGTAGGCATATGGGATAACCATTGTGTAAAGAAACAGCTTCTTCACTCCTGCACTGTGATTGCCACCAACAGTCTCCTGGTTGATGAGATCATGCGAGCTGGAATGTCTTCTCTAAAAGGTTGA